The Acidimicrobiia bacterium region ATTCCTCGGGATTCGGCGTCGGCCCGATCCATCTCGACGAACGGCCCGGTCTCTCTGGGCCCATGCTTCGGGAGATGCGAGTACGAGGAGTTCAAGAACCTCGTGTGGTGTTTCGGCGTCATCAAAGACAGCGGATAACGCTCGGCGAGCGGCCCGGTCGGCCCCTCATTGGGCGGGTGGTAGGTCGGAAGCGGATCCAGACCCCCGGCAGCCAGTGTTTCCGAATAGAGCTCGGCGCGTCCGCTGGCGGTGCGGAAACCGCCTTCGGCGTAGGGGAGGAGTTCGGTCGGGACGTCGACGCGCACCATTCCCTTGCTTTGCAGTAGATCGAGGTCAACACCGGACACGGCCGACTCGATCAGACTTCGGTCTGACTCGAAGAGATCCTCATCCTCGAATCCCAAAGAAAGGGCGAGGCGGCGCCACAGCTCCGTGTTGGGAACGGCTTCTCCGAGGGGGGCGATGGCCGGCTCATTCCATCCCAGGTACAGATGGCCCCAGGCAGTCACAACGTCGACCTGCTCGAGTTGGGTGGTCGCCGGGAAGACCACATCGGCATAGCGGGCCGTATCGGTCATGAACTGCTCGCTCACCACCGTGAAGAGATCGTCTCGCTCGAGACCCTTTCGAATGAGCGAAGCATTCGGAACAGTCACCACCGGGTTCCCGTTCCACACGAACAACGCTTTCACCGGCGGATCCATCGAAGGATCGGTGAGGGCACGGCCCAGGTGGTTCATGTTGATTCCGCGGCGTTCCCGGCCCGACGGTGCAGGATCGAACACGCCGTCGTCCACATTGGAATTTGCCCACGAGTGGGTGCTCTTCGACAAACCGCCGCCCAGGTCGCGCCATGACCCGGTCAGAACCGGCAGGCAAGTGAGCGCCCGGAAGAACATCGCCCCGTTCTCGCGGTGTTCGGCGCCGATCAGCGTGCGGATGTGGGCCGGTCGGGCAGCCCCATAACTGCGGGCTAGCTCCTCGATGACCTCGGCGGAAAGACCACACTCGGAGGCAGCTCTCTGTGGCGTCCACCCGGCTACGTGCTCGCGCAACGCCTCGAAGCCCGTCGAGTAGCTGTCGAGGTAGTCGTGATCGAGCAGATCGTCCCGAATCAACACGTGCATCATCCCGAGCATCAGGGCAACGTCGGTGCCGGGCAGGGGCTGGATGTGCCGGTCGGCAGCCGCGGCGGTTGCTGTCTGAATCGGATCGATCGCCACCACTTCTGCACCATTCCTCCTGGCCTCTTCGATGAATGGCCACAAGTGCCGGTTGGTCAGCTTGGTGTTGGTTCCCCACAACAGAATGAACCGGGCATGTCGCACATCCATCGGGTCGGCCGCGTGCGAGGATCCGTAGGTGGACGCTGTCCCATCACTGGCAGTGCCGCCGCACAGGGACCCCGTCAGTTGTGAAGCGCCGATCCGGGCGAACAACCGGCGGTCCAGGGAACTCATCTGGATGAGCCCTTGGGTTCCCGCATCCCACCAGGGAAGGATCGACTCACCTCCCCATCGGTCCTTCGTCTCGTGGAGGCGCTCGGCCACCACTGCCAGGGCCTGTTCCCAAGTGGCACGTTCGAAGCGACCTTCGCCCTTCGGCCCGGTCCGGACTAACGGATGCAGCAGACGATCGGGGCTGTAGACGCGGTCGATGAAGTGGTTGACCTTCGGACATAGTTCGCCCTGCGAGAAGGGGTGATCCGGGTTGCCGCGCAGCCTCACTGCGACGCCGTCCTCGACGGTGGCGATCCATCCGCACGAGTCCGGACAGTCGTGGTGGCAGGTTCCGAGAACTGTCTTGGTGGTCATGCAGGGATTGTAAGTGTCGGTCCCCCCTCGGGGGAAGGTTCCTGCGCCGGAGCGGAGCGGAGGCGCGTCAGCCCTCACGTTCCTTGAGCACATCGAATACCTCGGCGATCGAGATGTCGCGCTCGGCGAGTAATACGAGGAGGTGGTAGATCAAATCCCCAGCCTCTTCGGCGACCCGTCGATCGTCGGCGGTTCCGATGGAGTGATCCTTGGCGGCCATCAGGACTTCGCCTGCCTCTTCGAGCACCTTGCGGCCGGTGAAGTCGACTCCGCCGTCAATCAACTGCACGGTGTAGGACCCGTCGGGCCGCTTCACCTTGCGTTGCTGAATGGTCTGCCACAACGGACTCAGCGAATGTGCATCGGTCCCCCTTTGGGGGAAAGGTTCCTGCGCCGAGCGACGCGAAGGCGGAGGTAGGGGGGCCGACTCGTGACTCGCGACGAGCAACTCGCGACCATCGAAACAACTCACCTCACCGGTATGGCAGGTGGGCCCATCTGGACTGGCCAGGATGAGCAAGGCATCCGAATCGCAATCCTCGGCCATGCTCACGAGACGAAGGGTGTTCCCACTGGTCTCACCCTTCTTCCAGATTGCGCGGCGGGAGCGACTCCAGAAGTGAACGAACCCGGTCTCGAGAGTTAGGTCCTTGGCTTCCTGGTTGAGATAACCCAGCATGAGGACGCGTCCGGTATCGGCATCTTGCACGATCCCCGGAACCAGATCGGTCTCCCCTTGGGGGGAAGACGCAACAGCGGAGCCGCTGGGGTTGGGGGTCTTGTCGGTCCCCCCGGAGGGGGGAAGGTACCGCCGACCCGAAGGGTCGGGGGTAGGGGGGCTCAGGCCATCGTTCATGACACCCTCCTCACCGGCACACCGGCCTCTTCCAGCCCTGCCTTCACAGTGTCGATCTCGATCTCTTTGCGGTGAAAGATCGAAGCGGCCAGCACGGCAGCGGCGCCGCCCTCGGTGACGGCCGCCACGCAATGTTCGACTGTTCCGGCGCCACCGGAGGCAATGACGGGAACCGGAACGGCGTCGCCGACCGCCCGGAGCAACTCCACATCGAACCCATTCTTGGTGCCATCCCGATCCATCGAGGTGAGCAGGATCTCGCCGGCACCCAGGCGGACACCTTCGGTCACCCACTCGATGGCGTCGATGCCGGTCGGAGTGCGCCCACCGTGCGTGTAGACCTCCCACGACTCTCCGGTTCGCTTGGCATCCACAGCTAGCACCACACACTGACGGCCGAACTCGGCAGCACACTCGGCGATGAGCGACGGCCGCTCTACAGCGGCGGTATTCACGGACACCTTGTCGGCGCCGGCCCGCAACACCGAGCGCATGTCGTCTACCGATCGAACCCCGCCTCCAACCGTCAGGGGCACGAAAACCTCGGAAGCCGTCCGGTGCACAACGTCCAGGAAGATGTCTCGCTCGTCCGATGAGGCGGTGATGTCCAGATAGACGATTTCGTCTGCTCCCTCGGCCGCATACCTGGCGGCCAGTTCGACAGGATCGCCCTCATCTACCAGATCGACGAAATTGACTCCCTTGACGACTCGCCCGTGATCGACGTCGAGGCACGGGATGATCCGGCTACGCAGCA contains the following coding sequences:
- a CDS encoding molybdopterin-dependent oxidoreductase, producing the protein MTTKTVLGTCHHDCPDSCGWIATVEDGVAVRLRGNPDHPFSQGELCPKVNHFIDRVYSPDRLLHPLVRTGPKGEGRFERATWEQALAVVAERLHETKDRWGGESILPWWDAGTQGLIQMSSLDRRLFARIGASQLTGSLCGGTASDGTASTYGSSHAADPMDVRHARFILLWGTNTKLTNRHLWPFIEEARRNGAEVVAIDPIQTATAAAADRHIQPLPGTDVALMLGMMHVLIRDDLLDHDYLDSYSTGFEALREHVAGWTPQRAASECGLSAEVIEELARSYGAARPAHIRTLIGAEHRENGAMFFRALTCLPVLTGSWRDLGGGLSKSTHSWANSNVDDGVFDPAPSGRERRGINMNHLGRALTDPSMDPPVKALFVWNGNPVVTVPNASLIRKGLERDDLFTVVSEQFMTDTARYADVVFPATTQLEQVDVVTAWGHLYLGWNEPAIAPLGEAVPNTELWRRLALSLGFEDEDLFESDRSLIESAVSGVDLDLLQSKGMVRVDVPTELLPYAEGGFRTASGRAELYSETLAAGGLDPLPTYHPPNEGPTGPLAERYPLSLMTPKHHTRFLNSSYSHLPKHGPRETGPFVEMDRADAESRGISDGDKVAVWNDRARLTLPAVISDRLRPGVVSVPFGWWSDDHGEPMTANSLTSDTLTDWGGGVAYLDTLVEVARI
- the hisF gene encoding imidazole glycerol phosphate synthase subunit HisF — encoded protein: MLRSRIIPCLDVDHGRVVKGVNFVDLVDEGDPVELAARYAAEGADEIVYLDITASSDERDIFLDVVHRTASEVFVPLTVGGGVRSVDDMRSVLRAGADKVSVNTAAVERPSLIAECAAEFGRQCVVLAVDAKRTGESWEVYTHGGRTPTGIDAIEWVTEGVRLGAGEILLTSMDRDGTKNGFDVELLRAVGDAVPVPVIASGGAGTVEHCVAAVTEGGAAAVLAASIFHRKEIEIDTVKAGLEEAGVPVRRVS
- the hisIE gene encoding bifunctional phosphoribosyl-AMP cyclohydrolase/phosphoribosyl-ATP diphosphatase HisIE; translated protein: MNDGLSPPTPDPSGRRYLPPSGGTDKTPNPSGSAVASSPQGETDLVPGIVQDADTGRVLMLGYLNQEAKDLTLETGFVHFWSRSRRAIWKKGETSGNTLRLVSMAEDCDSDALLILASPDGPTCHTGEVSCFDGRELLVASHESAPLPPPSRRSAQEPFPQRGTDAHSLSPLWQTIQQRKVKRPDGSYTVQLIDGGVDFTGRKVLEEAGEVLMAAKDHSIGTADDRRVAEEAGDLIYHLLVLLAERDISIAEVFDVLKEREG